In the genome of Abyssalbus ytuae, the window TAAGGTTTTGGCCAGTGGAGAAAAACCTGTTACTGCAATTCTTGGAGGTTCAAAAGTTTCTTCTAAAATAACTATTATAGAAAACATACTGGAGAAAGTTGATAATCTTATCATCGGAGGAGGTATGACCTATACTTTTATAAAGGCACAGGGAGGAAAAATAGGCGACTCCATTTGTGAAGACGACAAACAGGACCTGGCGTTAAATATTATGTCCGAAGCAGCAAAAAAAGGAGTAAAAATATACTTGCCGGTTGATGTAATAGCAGCCGATGATTTTAATAACGATGCCAATACCAAGGTGTGTGATGTAACCAACATTCCCGATGGTTGGCAAGGGCTGGATGCAGGCCCGGAAACTTTAAAAAACTTCAAGGAAGTTATTTTAAATTCAAAAACCATACTATGGAACGGTCCCGTAGGTGTTTTTGAAATGCCAAACTTTGCAAAAGGTACGATTGCCGTTGGTGAAGCTATTGAAGAAGCAACAAACAGCGGTGCCTTTTCTCTTGTAGGGGGAGGAGATTCGGTTGCAGCAGTTAAACAATTTGGGTTTGAAGATAAGGTAAGTTACGTATCAACAGGTGGTGGAGCAATGTTAGAAAGTTTAGAAGGCCGGACACTGCCGGGTATTGCTGCAATACTTAACTAAAATTATTTTAAAGGATACTACATTTAATAAATTAAAGCCTTACCTCTCTGTAAAATTGGGAGGTAAGGTTTTTGATTTTAACACATTAAATAATAAATTGTACGCATAAAATACGATTTTTACATTTAATTTGCCCTTAACTATATGCTTATTTAAAATGAAGAAGATATTTTTTGTAGCCGGAATTTTCCTTATTTACAACCTTGCTTTTTCTCAAATTTCTAATGAAAAAGCCAAGCAGTTAATGAAAATCATCAAAACAAGCAAAAAACCTGCTGTTAATCCCCAGGAAGTTGTTACCTATAAGCAAGCCGTAAAAATTACCGATACTGTTCAAAATAAAATTGACGGCAAAATATATTTCACCCAAAAAAAGGATAGCCTCGTTTTTCAAAACCACCCCTATGCAAGCCATATAGAGAATGAATGGATGCGGGAATTGTACTCTTCAGGTCTTTTTGATACTATCAACAGAACTATCACCAACTTAGACTATAAGGAAGTTGTTTATGACGAATTGCCTACCGACACATTAAAAAGCCGTTTGGCAAAGCTCAATCAAAAAACCCCGTTTAATATTGAATACAATCCGTCTTTGGAAAGCGTGATAAAAATGTTTCTTAAAAACCGCAGGGAACATTTGGAAAGATTAATGACAATGAGCAAATTTTACTTTCCCATGTTTGAGCAGGAGCTCGATAATTATGATATTCCCCTGGAAGTAAAATACCTTGCCATAGTAGAATCTGCTTTGAATCCAAGAGCAAAATCAAGGGTTGGTGCTACAGGTCTTTGGCAATTTATGTTTGCTACAGGAAAAATGTATGGCCTGGATGTAAGCAGTTATGTAGATGAAAGAAGTGACCCTATTAAATCTACCAAAGCAGCCTGTAAATATCTTGCCAAACTATACGAAATTTTTGGCGACTGGGATCTGGCACTTGCAGCATATAATTCCGGCCCAGGAAATGTTTCAAAAGCGATAAGACGCAGCGGGGGTTATCAAAACTACTGGAATTTAAGGCCATTCCTTCCGCGTGAAACTGCGGGGTATGTTCCTTCTTTTCTGGCAACCATGTATATTTTCGAATATGCCGGAGAACATGGTTTTAATGAAATAAATCCGGAAAAAGCATATTTTGAAACCGATACTGTCCATGTAAAAAAACTAATAACTTTTGATCAGATTTCAGAATTAATCGGAGTAAATGTTGAAGAAATTCAATTTTTCAACCCATCATACAAACTCGATATAATTCCTTATATAGAGGACGAGAATTACTCTCTCCGGCTTCCGGTGGACGCTATTGGAAAATTTGTTTCAAATGAAGACACCATTTATGCTCATGTGGCTGCAGAACAGGCTAAAAAAGAAAAACCCCTGCCACAGCTTTTCGAAATGGATTCCCGTATAAGATATAGAGTTAAAAGCGGAGATTATTTAGGAAAAATAGCCAATAAATTCGGAGTCAGAATAAGCGATATAAAAAGATGGAATGGTTTAAGAAATAATAACATTAATATTGGCCAGAGGCTAACTATTTACCCCAAAAAACCCGTATTTAATGCTGTACCTAAAACAACAGCTAAAACCCCTACCACAAATCAGATGAGTAGTGATAAGATCTATACGGTTATAGAAGGAGATACACTTTGGAGTATTTCCCGAAAATTTCCCGAAATTTCTGTTGAGAATATTAAAGAATGGAACGATATTAGTGGCACTAATTTAAAACCCGGTATGAAACTTAAACTCTGTAAGTGTTAAAATCCGAAATTAAAACGATAAAATGAAAAAAATATTTATTCTGATTGCCCTGGTATCCCTGATAACCGCTTGTAAAAAAGGAGAAAGTAAAAGATATGTGCCAGACTCGGTAGGAGGCATCAATTCGTTATCGGTAGTCATGGATGATGACTTATGGAAAGGTGAGGTTGGTGATGCCGTGAGAAAACATTTTGCCGCATCCATAGATGCTTTTCCCTGGTGGGACGAACCCATTTTTAAAATAACCCAAATGCAGCATTCGGTATTTAATGGTTTTGCACGTCTTAGCCGGAATATACTTATTGTTCAGAAAGATTCGGTTATGGGAACATCTGTAAAAGACAGCCTGTATGCCCAACCACAAAAAACATTACTAATTCAGGCACCTACCGAAGAAGAACTTATTTCCTTAATAAATAAGAATGCCGATGATTTTGTAGAAACTATACGAAATCATGAATTAAAAGAGCAGAAAAGAAGAATAGCCTTATCCTTAAATAAAGATGAGAAACTTGAAAAAATTCTGGGAATAAAATTAAGAATGCCGTCAGTTTATAAAGTGGTAAAAGAAGAAGGAAAGTTTTTGTGGCTCGAAAAACAAATTCAAAAAGGAACCATGAATATCCTGGCCTACGAAATGCCCCTGAACTCAATTCCAAATGATTCTACCAAAGTAGAAGCCATTGTAAAAATGAGAGATTCCATAGGCGAAAAATTTATACCCGGCCGTGAAGAAGGCATGTATATGATAACCGAAAAAGCCTTTGCTCCCCTTGTTTTTGATGCAAAAATTGACGGAAAGCCAGCAATAGAAGCCAAAGGATTATGGGAAGTGAAAAACTTCATGATGGCCGGTCCGTTTATAAATTATATAATAGAAGATAAAAAAAATAACCGCCTGGTAGTAGTAGAGGGTTTTACGTTTGCCCCGTCTACAAACAAAAGGGATTTTATGTTTGAATTGGAAGCGATCTTAACATCGTTGAAATTTTTAAATTAAACAGATTTTTAAAAAAATAAAAAAACCACCTGTTTCAGGTGGTTTTACTATATTATAAGGTGAGCTTTATTTTTTGCTCTCATCCATTTTTTTCTCATCCTCATCTTCTTTTGAGGCATCTTTAAATTCTTTTATCCCGCTTCCAAGCCCCCTCATTAGTTCCGGAATTTTTTTACCCCCAAAAAGCAATAGTATTAATACAACAACTATTACTATTTGCCACGGTCCAATCATTCCTAAAAAAATATTTGATAAAATCATTTTTATTTAATTTATTTAGCTGAACAAAGGTAATAAGAAAAGTTATAACCTGATGTAAATTAAGAATATTTTGATAATTTCACATTCTATAAAACTTATATTTGCTCCCAAATGGCAAAGTCTAAAAGAAAACAGTTAAAAAAGAAGTTACTTCACAAATACCGCCTTGTGGTATTAAACGAAGATACTTTTGAAGAAAAAGTTTCATTTAAATTGAACCGGCTTAACGTATTTGTTTTTGGTACTCTGATTATTTTATTTTTAATAGCGGGTACCACCGTTTTAATAGCCTTCACCCCTTTAAGGGAATATATCCCGGGTTATTCCTCAACAAAACTCAAGCAGGATGTAGCCGATCTTATTTATGAGGTGGATTCCCTTGAGACCAAACTCACCAAAAATGAAATTTACTACAGCACTATTCAAAAGGTTTTGAAAGGTGAAATAGAACCTACAAATATTAACAGGGATTCACTTTTTGAAGCTTTTGAACAAGACACCACAGGTATAAATCTTGCACCCAACAAGCAGGATTCCCTGTTGAGAAAAGAAGTAGCACTGGAAGATAAGTACAGTTTGTTCGACTCAAATAAATCTAAACTGAATTCGGTACTTTTTCCTCCGGTACGGGGTATAATCTCTGAAGGATATAATGCTAAAAACAAACATTTTGCCATAGACGTTGTGGCTCCAAAAGATTCTCCGGTAAAAGCAGTAGCCGATGGCACTGTTATTTTCGCAGAATGGTCGGCTGAAACAGGTTTTGTTTGTATTATCGAACATGGCCACGGCCTTATATCTGCCTATAAACATAATTCATCATTAACCAAAAAACAGGGAGATCTTGTAAAATCAGGCGAAGTGATTGCAACAATAGGAAATACGGGAGAATTAACCACCGGACCCCATTTACATTTTGAACTTTGGAATGAAGGGTATCCGGTAAATCCCCTCAATTATATTGATTTTGAATAGAGAAAAATGTCGTTAAAAACCTTAGGGGCAAAGATTTTTGCTAAAAAGATTTATAATAAAATTCAAAAATGGGCCAATAATCCTGTTGGTACACAGGAAAAGGTTTTCCGGGAGCTCATTTTAAAAGCTGAAAATACATCTTTTGGGAAAGATCATCATTTTTCGGAAATAACCAATTATCAGGATTTTATTAAAAATGTGCCTGTAAGGGATTATGAAGCATTAAAACCATATATTGCCAGGATAGTTGAAGGTGAAGAAAATGTTTTGTGGGAAGGCAAACCGCTTTACTTTGCCAAAACCTCCGGAACCACATCGGGGGTAAAAAATATACCATTAACTGCAGAATCTCTTAAATTTCAAATACAGGCAGCCAGAGATGCTATTTTATGCTATATACATGAAACAGGCAATGGAAAATTTGTGGACGGAAAATGGATCTTTCTCCAGGGAAGTCCTGTTTTAAAAGAAAAAAACGGTGTGAAAATAGGACGTCTTTCCGGTATTGTTGCGCATTATGTTCCCTCATACCTTTTAAAAAACAGAATGCCAAGCTGGAATACAAATTGTATAGACGACTGGGAAACCAAAGTTGATGCTATTGTAGAAGAAACCCTGACAGAAAACATGACGGTAATAAGCGGCATACCGTCGTGGGTACAAATGTATTTTGAAAAACTGCAAAAAAGAACAGGGAAAAAAGTAGGGGAAATTTTTAAAAATTTCGACCTGTTTATTTACGGAGGAGTAAACTTTGAACCCTATAAGAAGAAATTTGAAAACTTAATCGGCAAAAAAGTTGACAGTATAGAATTATTTCCTGCGAGTGAAGGTTTTTTTGCGTTTCAGGACTCACAAAAAGAAAAAGGAATGTTACTTCTTTTAAACTCGGGAATATTTTATGAGTTTATTAAAGCCGATGAATTTTTCGGGGAAAACCCTCAGCGCATAACTTTAAAAGATGTTGAAACCGGGGTAAATTATGTAATGATCATCTCTACCAATGCAGGTTTATGGAGTTATAACCTAGGAGATACGGTACAATTTACCTCTACACAACCTTATCGAGTAATAGTTTCCGGAAGAATAAAGCATTTTATTTCGGCATTTGGAGAACATGTTATTGCCAAAGAAGTAGAACAGGCCATTAAAGAAGCAATGGCAGGCTCCATTGTAAGTGTGAATGAATTTACGGTTGCTCCGCAAATAACCCCTCCTGAAGGGGGGTTGCCTTACCACGAATGGTTTATTGAGTTTGAAAACGAGCCGGAAAATATGGACGACTTTGCGTCGAAAATAGATCAGTCCCTTCAAAAACAAAACACTTATTATTACGACTTAATTCAGGGGAAGGTATTGCAAAAACTTAAAATCAGGAAAGTAAAAAACGGAGGTTTTGCCGGGTATATGAAATCTGTTGGCAAACTTGGCGGACAAAATAAAGTACAACGACTGTCAAACGACCGAAAAATTGCAGAAGTTCTTTTAAAATTTAATACTTCATAACAATAATTCGTTTTAAATGTAAAAGTGTAAGTCCTTGCTCTTTAAAAATAATAACTTTGCAAGCCTTTGTTTTATCTGAAAATAAATATCAATGATCGATGAGAATTTAAAAACTGCCATTCAAGCTTCAATTCAAGCGGGTAATGAGATTATTAAATTCTATAATTCTGATTTCAAGATTGATTATAAAAAAGATCGTTCGCCGGTAACTGAAGCCGATAAAAAAGCAAATTCAATTATCAATCAATTTTTAGAACCCACTGGTATTCCTATAATCAGTGAAGAAAACGCACAAATAAATTTTAACATTCGGAAAAACTGGAAAAAATGCTGGATGGTAGATCCGTTGGATGGCACAAAGGAGTTTATTAATAAAAATGATGAGTTCACGGTTAATATCGCCTTAATTGAGGATAATAGACCCTTGTTGGGAGTAATATATATTCCTGTGGAAGGTGTTTTGTACTGTGCTGATGTTAAAGAGAGAAAGGCATGGAAAGCAATTATAAAAGATAAATTCCATTTAAATTATTTAAAACCATTAAGGCCTCAAAAAATAAAAAATTCCTTAAGAGTAGTGGGAAGCAGGTCTCATATGGGTGAAGAAACAGAAAATTTTATTAAAAACTTAAAAGTTGCAAACCCTGAAAAAAAAATTAATTTCCTTTCAAAAGGAAGTTCCATAAAATTTTGTTTACTCGCCGAAGGCAATGCCGATATATACCCCCGGTTTTCACCAACCATGGAGTGGGATACCGCTGCAGGACATGCAATATGTAATGCCACGGGAATAAAAGTGATCTCACTTCAGACAAATAAAGAATTGAGTTATAATAAACCATCTCTTATTAATAATTATTTCCTGGTAAAAAACTAATGAAAGATATAACCCACAAACGGCATGTTGCCAAAACAATAACCTGGAGAGCTATAGGTACAGCTGATACTATTATTCTCTCCTGGATAATATCGGGGAATCCTTTTACAGGGTTAAAAATCGGTTTTGCCGAAACAATTACCAAAATGTTCCTTTATTATTTACACGAAAGGGCATGGTTTAAAATAAGAATTAAAAACAGCAAAAAAAGGCATTTAATAAAAACGATAACCTGGCGTATTGTTGGCACATTAGACACAATTGTATTATCTTGGATAATATCCGGAAATTCTTTTACAGGATTAAAAATCGGTTTTGCCGAACTCCTGACTAAAATGGTTTTATATTATTTGCATGAAAGAGCCTGGTACAAGTCAGATTACGGATTACAGGAAAGAAAC includes:
- a CDS encoding phosphoglycerate kinase, with protein sequence MKTVDNFNFENKKALIRVDFNVPLDADFNVTDVTRIEAAKPTIIKVLEDGGSAVLMSHLGRPKGEKRDDMSLKHIVDKASEILGVQLKFVNDCIGSEAEQAVAGLEPGEVLLLENLRFYNEEEKGDEAFAEKLSKLGDIYVNDAFGTAHRAHASTTIVAKFFPQNKCFGYLLAKEIEAIDKVLASGEKPVTAILGGSKVSSKITIIENILEKVDNLIIGGGMTYTFIKAQGGKIGDSICEDDKQDLALNIMSEAAKKGVKIYLPVDVIAADDFNNDANTKVCDVTNIPDGWQGLDAGPETLKNFKEVILNSKTILWNGPVGVFEMPNFAKGTIAVGEAIEEATNSGAFSLVGGGDSVAAVKQFGFEDKVSYVSTGGGAMLESLEGRTLPGIAAILN
- a CDS encoding lytic transglycosylase domain-containing protein; this translates as MKKIFFVAGIFLIYNLAFSQISNEKAKQLMKIIKTSKKPAVNPQEVVTYKQAVKITDTVQNKIDGKIYFTQKKDSLVFQNHPYASHIENEWMRELYSSGLFDTINRTITNLDYKEVVYDELPTDTLKSRLAKLNQKTPFNIEYNPSLESVIKMFLKNRREHLERLMTMSKFYFPMFEQELDNYDIPLEVKYLAIVESALNPRAKSRVGATGLWQFMFATGKMYGLDVSSYVDERSDPIKSTKAACKYLAKLYEIFGDWDLALAAYNSGPGNVSKAIRRSGGYQNYWNLRPFLPRETAGYVPSFLATMYIFEYAGEHGFNEINPEKAYFETDTVHVKKLITFDQISELIGVNVEEIQFFNPSYKLDIIPYIEDENYSLRLPVDAIGKFVSNEDTIYAHVAAEQAKKEKPLPQLFEMDSRIRYRVKSGDYLGKIANKFGVRISDIKRWNGLRNNNINIGQRLTIYPKKPVFNAVPKTTAKTPTTNQMSSDKIYTVIEGDTLWSISRKFPEISVENIKEWNDISGTNLKPGMKLKLCKC
- a CDS encoding DUF4837 family protein, giving the protein MKKIFILIALVSLITACKKGESKRYVPDSVGGINSLSVVMDDDLWKGEVGDAVRKHFAASIDAFPWWDEPIFKITQMQHSVFNGFARLSRNILIVQKDSVMGTSVKDSLYAQPQKTLLIQAPTEEELISLINKNADDFVETIRNHELKEQKRRIALSLNKDEKLEKILGIKLRMPSVYKVVKEEGKFLWLEKQIQKGTMNILAYEMPLNSIPNDSTKVEAIVKMRDSIGEKFIPGREEGMYMITEKAFAPLVFDAKIDGKPAIEAKGLWEVKNFMMAGPFINYIIEDKKNNRLVVVEGFTFAPSTNKRDFMFELEAILTSLKFLN
- the tatA gene encoding twin-arginine translocase TatA/TatE family subunit, translating into MILSNIFLGMIGPWQIVIVVVLILLLFGGKKIPELMRGLGSGIKEFKDASKEDEDEKKMDESKK
- a CDS encoding M23 family metallopeptidase is translated as MAKSKRKQLKKKLLHKYRLVVLNEDTFEEKVSFKLNRLNVFVFGTLIILFLIAGTTVLIAFTPLREYIPGYSSTKLKQDVADLIYEVDSLETKLTKNEIYYSTIQKVLKGEIEPTNINRDSLFEAFEQDTTGINLAPNKQDSLLRKEVALEDKYSLFDSNKSKLNSVLFPPVRGIISEGYNAKNKHFAIDVVAPKDSPVKAVADGTVIFAEWSAETGFVCIIEHGHGLISAYKHNSSLTKKQGDLVKSGEVIATIGNTGELTTGPHLHFELWNEGYPVNPLNYIDFE
- a CDS encoding GH3 auxin-responsive promoter family protein, coding for MSLKTLGAKIFAKKIYNKIQKWANNPVGTQEKVFRELILKAENTSFGKDHHFSEITNYQDFIKNVPVRDYEALKPYIARIVEGEENVLWEGKPLYFAKTSGTTSGVKNIPLTAESLKFQIQAARDAILCYIHETGNGKFVDGKWIFLQGSPVLKEKNGVKIGRLSGIVAHYVPSYLLKNRMPSWNTNCIDDWETKVDAIVEETLTENMTVISGIPSWVQMYFEKLQKRTGKKVGEIFKNFDLFIYGGVNFEPYKKKFENLIGKKVDSIELFPASEGFFAFQDSQKEKGMLLLLNSGIFYEFIKADEFFGENPQRITLKDVETGVNYVMIISTNAGLWSYNLGDTVQFTSTQPYRVIVSGRIKHFISAFGEHVIAKEVEQAIKEAMAGSIVSVNEFTVAPQITPPEGGLPYHEWFIEFENEPENMDDFASKIDQSLQKQNTYYYDLIQGKVLQKLKIRKVKNGGFAGYMKSVGKLGGQNKVQRLSNDRKIAEVLLKFNTS
- the cysQ gene encoding 3'(2'),5'-bisphosphate nucleotidase CysQ, which translates into the protein MIDENLKTAIQASIQAGNEIIKFYNSDFKIDYKKDRSPVTEADKKANSIINQFLEPTGIPIISEENAQINFNIRKNWKKCWMVDPLDGTKEFINKNDEFTVNIALIEDNRPLLGVIYIPVEGVLYCADVKERKAWKAIIKDKFHLNYLKPLRPQKIKNSLRVVGSRSHMGEETENFIKNLKVANPEKKINFLSKGSSIKFCLLAEGNADIYPRFSPTMEWDTAAGHAICNATGIKVISLQTNKELSYNKPSLINNYFLVKN
- a CDS encoding DUF2061 domain-containing protein — its product is MKDITHKRHVAKTITWRAIGTADTIILSWIISGNPFTGLKIGFAETITKMFLYYLHERAWFKIRIKNSKKRHLIKTITWRIVGTLDTIVLSWIISGNSFTGLKIGFAELLTKMVLYYLHERAWYKSDYGLQERNSKN